In one window of Deinococcus sonorensis KR-87 DNA:
- a CDS encoding S8 family peptidase yields MKHRTWSAAGAALLSATLLAACGGTPQPGPQVGRHSMSGVVSVPGAGTASASVETRERPQPWLQSRRQAAVPGEYLVRFKPGVRTQAQAAGLSAAGVTLTRQPGRGVFGYRLYRASGSSLAAQTAEQVRAALAARADVESVVPNLVLHAYSVPNDTLHALQWDQAMMNMHAAWDVTTGADVTVAVVDTGIVIHPDLDGKVLPGYDFVSDPASGADGDGRDADPTDEGGESDYHGSHVAGTVAASANNGEGVAGVSWGAKIVPVRVLGSAGAGSLMDILEGLWWAAGGEVEGVPQNPHPASVVNLSLGGSSACTADLQGIFDELRSWGVTVVAAAGNENEDAAGAFPANCAGVIAVGAVGPDGKRAPYSNHGPRVDVMAPGGNMNLKINVGGKSYPAGVYSTILNEQGEPVYAPYQGTSMAAPQVSGLIALLKGREPNLTAAQVLARLRATAHPLSTADCGVANGCGAGVVDAAAFLKGVAEPQPTPVPPPPTGALKTLVFALYLRGGDVNDVDAKRSQWAEVDAVRLRSPYQLRDLEEGTYAAVAWQDLDGDLEIDDGEPVGVYRDKVNLRVEDRTDVNIDLAPFETRAAALSVGQDRAALKRVMREVLQATRR; encoded by the coding sequence GTCACAGCATGTCCGGCGTGGTGAGCGTGCCGGGCGCCGGAACTGCATCGGCGAGCGTGGAGACGCGCGAGCGCCCCCAGCCCTGGCTGCAGTCGCGCCGCCAGGCGGCCGTGCCGGGCGAGTACCTCGTGCGGTTCAAGCCCGGAGTGCGGACGCAGGCGCAGGCCGCCGGTTTGAGCGCCGCGGGCGTGACCCTGACCCGGCAGCCGGGCCGCGGCGTGTTCGGGTACCGGCTGTACCGCGCTTCCGGCAGTTCGCTGGCGGCCCAGACGGCTGAGCAGGTGCGCGCGGCGCTCGCTGCGCGCGCGGACGTGGAGAGCGTCGTCCCGAACCTCGTGCTGCACGCCTACAGCGTACCGAACGACACCCTGCACGCCCTGCAGTGGGACCAGGCGATGATGAACATGCACGCGGCCTGGGACGTCACGACCGGGGCGGACGTGACGGTGGCCGTGGTGGACACGGGCATCGTGATCCACCCGGATCTGGACGGCAAGGTGCTGCCCGGCTACGACTTCGTGTCCGACCCCGCGAGCGGCGCGGATGGCGACGGTCGTGATGCCGACCCCACGGACGAGGGAGGCGAGTCGGACTACCACGGCTCCCACGTGGCAGGCACGGTGGCGGCGAGCGCCAACAACGGCGAGGGCGTCGCGGGCGTGAGCTGGGGAGCAAAGATCGTGCCGGTGCGCGTGCTGGGCTCGGCGGGCGCCGGCTCGCTGATGGACATCCTGGAGGGCCTGTGGTGGGCGGCGGGCGGTGAGGTGGAGGGGGTCCCTCAGAACCCGCATCCGGCGAGCGTCGTCAACCTCAGCCTGGGCGGCAGCTCCGCGTGCACCGCGGACCTGCAAGGCATCTTCGACGAGCTGCGGTCGTGGGGCGTGACGGTCGTCGCGGCGGCCGGCAACGAGAACGAGGACGCCGCTGGGGCGTTTCCCGCCAACTGCGCGGGCGTGATCGCCGTGGGCGCGGTCGGACCGGACGGCAAGCGGGCGCCGTACTCCAACCACGGGCCCCGGGTGGACGTGATGGCGCCCGGCGGGAACATGAACCTCAAGATCAACGTGGGCGGCAAGTCGTATCCCGCTGGGGTGTACTCGACCATCCTGAACGAGCAGGGTGAGCCCGTGTACGCGCCCTATCAGGGCACGAGCATGGCGGCCCCCCAGGTGTCGGGCCTCATCGCGCTCCTCAAGGGGCGGGAGCCGAACCTCACGGCAGCGCAGGTGCTCGCCCGGCTCAGGGCGACGGCGCATCCGCTGTCCACGGCCGACTGCGGCGTGGCGAACGGGTGCGGCGCGGGCGTTGTGGACGCTGCCGCCTTCCTGAAAGGCGTCGCCGAGCCGCAGCCCACACCGGTGCCCCCGCCGCCCACGGGCGCGCTCAAAACCCTGGTGTTCGCGCTGTACCTGCGCGGTGGGGATGTGAACGACGTGGACGCCAAACGCAGCCAGTGGGCGGAGGTGGACGCGGTGCGGCTGCGCAGCCCCTACCAGCTGCGGGACCTTGAGGAGGGCACCTACGCGGCCGTCGCGTGGCAGGATCTGGACGGGGACCTCGAGATTGACGATGGCGAGCCGGTCGGCGTGTACCGCGACAAGGTCAACCTGCGCGTCGAGGACCGCACGGACGTGAACATCGACCTGGCGCCCTTTGAGACCCGTGCAGCAGCCCTGTCGGTGGGGCAGGACCGCGCTGCCCTGAAGCGCGTGATGCGCGAGGTGCTGCAGGCGACGCGCCGTTGA